From the genome of Thermococcus chitonophagus, one region includes:
- a CDS encoding AAA family ATPase: protein MIVGIAGKIAAGKTTVAKFLEEKGFCRISCSEPLIDLLTGNTDKYSWVPKVDFKGEQTRENLIKLGRILKEKYGEDILIRLAIDKLRHCKNIAIDGVRSRGEAEKIKEMGGILIYIEAKPVIRFERLKKRNAGKDREIKTLHDLLKFDEWEEKLYQTSKLKEIADFVIVNEGSLEDLKEEVKKILREVSL from the coding sequence ATGATAGTGGGAATAGCCGGCAAGATAGCTGCAGGTAAAACAACGGTAGCGAAGTTCCTTGAAGAGAAGGGATTCTGCAGAATAAGCTGCAGTGAGCCTCTTATCGATCTGCTAACGGGCAATACTGATAAGTATTCATGGGTTCCCAAAGTAGACTTCAAAGGAGAGCAAACTCGAGAGAATTTAATCAAGCTAGGCAGAATATTGAAGGAAAAATACGGAGAGGACATCCTAATACGGCTTGCAATAGACAAGCTTAGGCACTGTAAGAATATAGCGATAGATGGGGTTAGATCTAGGGGAGAAGCAGAGAAGATTAAAGAAATGGGAGGGATACTTATCTACATTGAGGCAAAACCAGTGATAAGGTTCGAAAGATTGAAGAAAAGAAATGCAGGTAAAGACAGGGAAATAAAAACACTCCATGATCTTCTGAAGTTTGATGAATGGGAGGAGAAGCTATATCAAACATCAAAACTAAAAGAAATCGCAGATTTCGTTATTGTAAACGAGGGATCACTTGAAGATTTAAAGGAGGAAGTTAAGAAGATTCTTCGCGAAGTATCCTTGTGA
- a CDS encoding M42 family metallopeptidase yields MKMIELLKKLTQTPGISGYEEKIREVIIEELKDFADYKVDTIGNLIVELGEGEEEILFMAHMDEIGLLITGVTQDGKLRFRKIGGIDDRLLYGRHVDVITEDGKVDGVIGAIPPHLNVRGDKGTKPWYDLVIDVGAESREEVEALGIKPLDYAVFKKHFAVLNGKYVSTRSLDDRFGVVALIEAIKALVDHEFERKVIFAFTVQEEIGLKGAKFLANTYSPKYVFAIDSFACCNELTGDVALGKGAVIRAVDNSAIYSRSLTRNVLKIAQNNSIPIQIGVTGGGTDASAFQHKAEVLALSVPIKYLHSEVEMLHLKDLEALIKLIEAITFEL; encoded by the coding sequence ATGAAGATGATAGAGTTATTGAAAAAGCTAACCCAAACCCCAGGGATCTCCGGCTACGAGGAAAAGATCAGGGAAGTAATTATAGAGGAGCTAAAAGACTTCGCCGATTACAAGGTCGACACCATTGGAAACCTGATAGTGGAGCTCGGAGAAGGAGAAGAAGAGATTCTCTTCATGGCGCACATGGACGAGATTGGCCTCTTAATTACGGGCGTAACCCAGGATGGGAAGTTGAGGTTTAGGAAGATCGGGGGCATAGATGACAGGCTGTTGTATGGAAGGCATGTGGATGTCATAACCGAAGATGGAAAGGTAGACGGTGTCATTGGAGCTATTCCTCCCCACCTAAACGTCAGAGGGGACAAGGGAACCAAGCCTTGGTATGATCTAGTCATTGACGTTGGGGCGGAAAGTAGAGAAGAGGTTGAGGCATTAGGAATTAAGCCTCTCGACTACGCTGTATTCAAGAAGCACTTTGCTGTCTTAAACGGCAAGTACGTTTCAACTAGATCGCTTGACGATAGATTCGGGGTTGTTGCATTGATAGAGGCAATAAAAGCCCTTGTGGATCATGAATTCGAAAGGAAAGTTATCTTCGCATTTACGGTTCAGGAAGAGATAGGACTTAAGGGGGCAAAGTTCCTAGCGAACACCTACAGCCCTAAGTACGTCTTTGCCATAGATTCCTTCGCCTGCTGTAATGAACTAACGGGTGACGTTGCTCTTGGCAAGGGTGCAGTTATAAGGGCAGTTGATAATTCCGCAATATACTCAAGGAGCCTTACTAGAAATGTGCTTAAGATAGCACAGAATAACAGCATTCCAATACAGATCGGTGTCACAGGGGGAGGGACAGATGCCTCAGCCTTTCAGCATAAGGCAGAAGTCTTAGCTTTAAGCGTTCCAATAAAGTACCTCCACAGCGAAGTTGAAATGCTCCACCTAAAAGACCTTGAAGCACTGATAAAGCTCATAGAGGCAATAACATTCGAGCTCTAG
- a CDS encoding sulfite exporter TauE/SafE family protein, which translates to MIEYLGYFGVGILVGTLAALFGLGGGFLLVPILNIVGVEIHHAIGTSSASIVFTALSSSYAYHKQRRIHYKAGLLLASTAIVGAYIGAWLTSFIPARQLKVIFGLALIPVAYRIYKKKPVEPTQIKLEDVRINEKVIPLGGFFAGILSGLLGVGGGIINVPFLTWLGMPIHYAVATSSFAIVFTSTSSAIKHYFLGNVEVHWLPLLVPGLIVGAQLGARIAKRIKAKSLKNAFAVVMVILALRMILKGLGFEVP; encoded by the coding sequence ATGATTGAGTACTTGGGCTACTTTGGAGTTGGAATTCTCGTTGGAACCCTCGCAGCGTTATTTGGCCTCGGTGGGGGTTTCCTCCTAGTTCCAATATTGAACATAGTCGGTGTTGAAATTCATCACGCGATAGGAACTTCAAGCGCAAGCATAGTGTTTACCGCGTTAAGCTCCTCCTACGCCTATCATAAGCAACGAAGGATACACTACAAGGCAGGCTTACTACTTGCAAGCACCGCCATAGTAGGAGCATATATAGGGGCGTGGCTCACCTCATTCATACCGGCAAGACAGCTAAAGGTCATCTTTGGGCTTGCACTTATCCCTGTGGCCTACAGAATTTACAAGAAGAAGCCCGTAGAGCCAACCCAAATTAAACTTGAAGATGTTAGGATAAACGAGAAGGTAATCCCACTAGGAGGCTTCTTTGCCGGAATTCTAAGTGGTCTCCTTGGAGTCGGAGGAGGGATAATAAATGTTCCTTTCTTGACTTGGCTTGGGATGCCGATACACTACGCCGTTGCCACCTCAAGCTTCGCAATAGTTTTCACCTCGACAAGTAGTGCGATAAAGCACTACTTCCTCGGCAACGTTGAAGTCCACTGGTTGCCTCTTCTGGTCCCGGGACTCATAGTTGGAGCACAGCTTGGGGCTAGGATAGCAAAGAGGATTAAGGCCAAAAGCTTGAAGAATGCCTTTGCTGTTGTAATGGTGATCCTAGCCTTGAGAATGATACTGAAGGGGCTCGGATTTGAGGTGCCGTGA
- a CDS encoding NAD(P)-dependent oxidoreductase, whose protein sequence is MRPKVAVLFKMKSKPLEELKRYTDVDVLLYPSEDELAERIKEYDAIIVSPLNRITKRVLERAKKLKVISCHSAGYDNVDVEEATRRGIYVTKVSGVLSEAVAEFAVGLIINLMRKIHYADKFIREGRWESHRVVWSGFKEIETLYGKKVGIVGMGAIGRAIAKRLIPFGVDLYYWSRHRKEDVEREGVKYLPLDDLLDEADIVILALPLTKETYHIINAERIEKLKGKYLVNIGRGALVDEKALVRVLKEGKLKGYATDVFEEEPVKEHELFEYEWETVLTPHYAGLAKEALEDMGFQAVKNLLAILRGEIPKDLVNKDVVKVRPIEEVKMLEG, encoded by the coding sequence ATGAGGCCTAAGGTAGCCGTTCTTTTCAAGATGAAGAGCAAGCCACTTGAAGAGTTGAAAAGGTACACTGATGTTGACGTTCTCCTCTATCCTAGCGAGGATGAGCTCGCCGAGAGAATAAAGGAGTACGACGCGATAATAGTTTCACCCCTCAATAGGATTACAAAGAGGGTTTTGGAGAGAGCTAAGAAGCTGAAGGTGATAAGCTGCCACTCTGCGGGCTACGATAACGTTGACGTTGAAGAGGCAACGAGAAGGGGAATATACGTGACCAAGGTTTCTGGAGTTCTCAGCGAGGCCGTAGCGGAGTTCGCCGTTGGTCTAATCATAAACCTAATGAGGAAGATACACTATGCAGATAAGTTCATCAGGGAAGGCAGGTGGGAGAGCCACAGGGTAGTCTGGAGCGGGTTCAAGGAGATAGAAACGCTCTACGGCAAGAAAGTTGGTATAGTTGGAATGGGAGCCATCGGAAGGGCCATAGCAAAAAGGCTGATTCCATTTGGGGTTGACCTATACTACTGGTCGAGGCACAGAAAGGAGGACGTGGAAAGGGAGGGTGTGAAGTACCTGCCCCTAGATGACCTCTTAGATGAAGCCGACATAGTAATCCTAGCTTTACCACTCACTAAAGAGACGTATCATATAATAAACGCCGAGAGAATCGAGAAACTAAAAGGGAAGTACCTTGTCAACATTGGAAGGGGAGCCCTGGTAGATGAGAAAGCACTAGTGAGGGTGTTGAAGGAAGGAAAGCTGAAAGGCTATGCAACTGACGTCTTCGAGGAGGAACCCGTTAAAGAGCATGAACTATTTGAGTATGAATGGGAAACCGTCTTAACACCGCACTACGCCGGACTGGCAAAGGAGGCATTGGAAGATATGGGCTTTCAAGCAGTCAAAAACCTTCTCGCTATTCTAAGGGGGGAGATTCCCAAAGACTTGGTGAATAAGGATGTTGTTAAGGTCAGGCCCATAGAAGAAGTCAAGATGCTGGAGGGATGA